The region TGACGTCATTGAGCAAACGTTTGGTTGTTTCTTTGCTGCCGCTGACGTCTCGCACCACGCTCTCCAGGCTGAGGAGTGGTCGGGTTGGAGAAGCGAGCATCATCCTTGGGAGAAACCCTTCTGGCCGGTCTTGACGGTATCGGCGATCAACTGGTCACGTAAAGCTTTGAGTTGACTGCTCTCCCAAGACTGCTGATCCGATGAGATGTCGGGTGGCAGGTTTTCGGGTTGTGGAGGGAAGAAGTCATCCCACTGCATCGTTGGCCAGAAGCATTGGCAGAAGTCCCTATTCGTCTGCCCGTAGCGATGCCGAATAGTCGCTCTAAGCTCAGCGTCAAGGCCGTTAAAGGGCTCTTCGGGCCAACGTCGCTCTTTAGCGAGGACCTCGATCGCGTTTCTCAATGCTTTCTTGTGTTGTCGAAGACATAGTGGGTTCTGTTCAGCACAATAGTTATTGATTGCTTGAGCCAAGGCCACGCCAAGGCGCCCTGGTTGCTGGTTCTTTGAGCGAGCCGGTAGAGATTGTTCGGCGAGTTTCGCCGGCAGTGGAAGCTCCGCAAGCAGTTGTTCATAGGGGTCAGGCCGTTCGTGGATCGATCGACCATTGAGGTTTTGTGCGGAACCAAAAGGGATCATTACAGTCTCGATTGAGGGTTCGTCCTTGAGCCAGCTGAACAACGTCATCAAGTCACACTCACTGATGGTGTTCTCGTTCATCACTTTCGTCACATACGACTTGAAGTCGACATAAACTTTCAAACGTTTGACCAGTTGGGTGTAACGGGAGTTGAGGTAGCTCTCCTGGTCACGGATAAAGCCAACGATCTTTAAGCGCCATCCCTGAGACTGCAATTTTTTGGCTAACCAAAGCCCTCTGGGGTGGAGGTTGTCTTTCCCTGGTTTTGTAAGGACCCAGGACAAAGCTTCATGGGAGACAAGCAGTTGACACTCCATGGCGTCTGCCCGATCCAGCCAACGACGCCATTGTTTCCACGATCCTTTCTTGGTCGCTTGGAGCAGGATCTTGTCCTGGCGTCTTCGAGCAGGCATCAGTAAACCATGGCGTCGCAGCAGTCCACGGTTTTTGCGCAGGCGCTTCTGGATGTAGGTCGAGGCGGTCTTGTGCATGCCCACATGCAGCACCACAGTTCGCTCGACGGTTGGCTGCGCGGACATGAGCGACTCAACGGTGGTTGAATTCTCCCCGATCGACTTGTTCGTGCGGTGGTTTGTCGCTTTACGATCCGAGTATGAGCGAAAGCGACTCCACGAAACGCGATCAGGGGTTGTCCAGCCTTTCACTGGATCCAGATTTGCTGGCGGAAGAGCTGGCCGCTGAACAGGACATCGACCCCCTTGATGCGATCGAGCCCGAGGAGTCACAGATCGACTCCCAGGGTGTGGCCAGGGCATGTGATCAAGGGCTGGTTTGGCTTCAGCAGGGGCATGACCAGCGACTTCAAGGGTTGAGGATTTTCTGCGAGCACCGGGATCCCCGTGCTGTTCCTCTCCTGCTCGATTTGTTGAAGCGGCCTTGCCCGGTAGAACGGATGAGTGCCGTTTATGCCCTGGGTCGTAATCCGTCTCCTCCTGCTGTCGAGCCGTTGCTGAGCCTGCTCCAATCCGATGGCAATGCATACGTTCGCAAGGCCTCGGCCTGGAGCCTGGGAAATTATCCGGATGCTCCGATCCTCAATCCGTTGATACGAGCGCTGCAGGCCGATGTGGCGGCGGTGCGGATCTGGTGCCCTGGGTCTCTGGCTGAAGCCGGGAGCCGATCACCGGCCAAGGCCGATCCCGCAGCCGGTCAACTCTTGGTCAGTCTCTCCATCGATAGCGAGCCCGTGGTGCGTAGCAACAGCATCTGGGCGCTTGGTCGTCTTTACGAGCAACTGGTGGCTCCCAGGCAACTGGAGCTGGTGGAGGCACTGGTGTCTGCTCTGCTCCACGACGGTGAGGTATCTGTCCGCGATGAGGCCCGCACAGCCCTTGAACAACTGGAAGATCCGAGTGTTCTTGAACGATTGCAGACCTTGATCGATGAAGGCTTCCTGAGCTGATCCGCCGCCAGGCTTCCCGACAACCTGTAACGGAGGTGGCGACGGTCTCAACGGACCCCGATTAGCATTCGCCCTTCAACACACTTGTTGGATGCCTCAACGCACCGTTCGTTTCACAATTCGGCCCGATGGTCGCGTGGAGGAACTGGTCGAGGGGGTGTCTGGCGAAGCGTGTCAGCAGCTCACCGAGCGTCTGGAAGCTGCCCTTGGAACGGTTGAACGTCGGGAATCCACCGCCGAAGCCTTCCATCAACCCGAGGTTCAGTCCCAGTCCCTTCCGAATCACCTGCACTGATGTCGCACTTCAGCACTGTCAAAACCGAATTGCGTCAAATCGATCCTCTCGTACAGGCGCTCAACGATCTTGGTTACTCACCGGATCAGGGTGAACGCCCTATTCGTGGCTATCGCGGCCAAACCGTGACTGCTGATCTCGCTGTATCTATGGACAACGGGGGTGATTTCGGATTCCGTTGGAATGATCAGACAGGTGCCTATGAGCTGGTCACCGACCTCGACTTGTGGAAGCAAACCATTCCCATTGAGCGCTTCCTCTCGAAGCTGACCCAGCGCTATGCCCTGAATACTGTCCTCAAAGCCAGCGTGACAGAGGGGTTTCAGGTTGCTGAACAGCAGGTCAAACAGGATGGTTCGATCGAACTGGTTGTGACCCGCTGGGACGCCTGAGCCAGTCCGATCCGATTGATCCGTCCCTGG is a window of Synechococcus sp. A15-24 DNA encoding:
- a CDS encoding HEAT repeat domain-containing protein, which gives rise to MSESDSTKRDQGLSSLSLDPDLLAEELAAEQDIDPLDAIEPEESQIDSQGVARACDQGLVWLQQGHDQRLQGLRIFCEHRDPRAVPLLLDLLKRPCPVERMSAVYALGRNPSPPAVEPLLSLLQSDGNAYVRKASAWSLGNYPDAPILNPLIRALQADVAAVRIWCPGSLAEAGSRSPAKADPAAGQLLVSLSIDSEPVVRSNSIWALGRLYEQLVAPRQLELVEALVSALLHDGEVSVRDEARTALEQLEDPSVLERLQTLIDEGFLS
- a CDS encoding DUF2997 domain-containing protein; protein product: MPQRTVRFTIRPDGRVEELVEGVSGEACQQLTERLEAALGTVERRESTAEAFHQPEVQSQSLPNHLH
- a CDS encoding DUF1257 domain-containing protein is translated as MSHFSTVKTELRQIDPLVQALNDLGYSPDQGERPIRGYRGQTVTADLAVSMDNGGDFGFRWNDQTGAYELVTDLDLWKQTIPIERFLSKLTQRYALNTVLKASVTEGFQVAEQQVKQDGSIELVVTRWDA